The following are encoded together in the uncultured Methanobrevibacter sp. genome:
- a CDS encoding PadR family transcriptional regulator yields the protein MSSDNQNLDSDFIKKDKIVQHTVNGISRFLILWVIMENGPIHGYGLLKLLNKFFENLIDVGSLRKSSPSRVYPILKDMEKNNLIRGEEVVQDNKKVIYYEITDAGRFLVHYIRDSYQIIRKTGQGSLFVEFLNSGE from the coding sequence ATGAGCTCAGACAATCAAAATTTGGATTCAGACTTTATTAAAAAGGACAAAATCGTACAGCACACCGTAAATGGTATATCTCGTTTTTTAATTCTGTGGGTCATAATGGAAAACGGTCCGATTCATGGATATGGTCTATTAAAACTGTTAAACAAGTTTTTTGAAAACCTCATTGATGTGGGGTCACTTAGAAAATCCTCACCAAGTCGTGTCTATCCAATATTGAAGGATATGGAAAAAAATAATTTGATCAGAGGCGAGGAAGTTGTCCAGGACAACAAGAAAGTGATATACTATGAAATCACCGATGCCGGAAGATTTCTGGTACACTATATCCGTGACAGCTATCAGATAATCAGAAAGACCGGACAGGGTTCACTCTTTGTTGAGTTTTTAAATAGTGGAGAATAG
- the thpR gene encoding RNA 2',3'-cyclic phosphodiesterase, producing the protein MSQIRAFLAIDLDEDLKPKIYKLIKEFKQIDAKIKYVELENLHLTLKFFGEIDTEGLGLIEKAIANVLSEFEPFTVKIAGCGAFPNANRIKVIWVGIENDEIIRDLHDRLDKEFVRLGFDKDKRFSTHLTIGRMKSAKNKNQVKSTIEEHSEIDIGEMEVGEIRLKKSTLTPAGPIYEDITVFEL; encoded by the coding sequence ATGTCACAGATCAGAGCTTTTCTTGCTATAGACCTGGATGAGGACTTAAAGCCAAAGATATATAAACTCATCAAGGAATTCAAACAGATTGATGCCAAAATAAAGTATGTCGAACTGGAAAACCTTCATCTGACCCTGAAATTTTTCGGTGAAATAGACACTGAAGGTTTAGGCCTAATCGAAAAGGCAATAGCCAATGTTTTATCCGAATTCGAACCTTTCACTGTTAAGATTGCAGGTTGCGGAGCGTTTCCAAATGCCAACCGCATAAAGGTCATATGGGTTGGAATCGAAAACGATGAAATCATAAGGGACCTTCACGACAGGCTCGATAAGGAATTTGTCCGTCTTGGCTTTGATAAGGATAAAAGATTTTCAACACACTTGACCATTGGGCGCATGAAGTCCGCCAAAAACAAGAATCAGGTCAAATCAACAATTGAAGAGCACTCTGAAATTGACATTGGAGAGATGGAAGTCGGTGAAATCAGACTCAAAAAGTCCACCCTTACACCGGCAGGACCTATATATGAGGATATAACAGTATTTGAATTGTGA
- the npdG gene encoding NADPH-dependent F420 reductase — protein sequence MKVSIIGGTGPQGLGIAERLAIAGVDVIVGSRKEEKALDVVEQAKKDLADYDLSNMCGMANEDAAREGDVLIITVPLAAQKPTVEGIKEFCKDKIVMDATVPLETAIGGKPFRFIDLMEGSAAERTAKILEGTGAKVICAFCNISNSHLANIPEEIDCDCLIAGDDKEAKETAAEIIDKIPGVKTIDTGILEKARIIEKITPLLIGLNIKYKSHYGGLRITGIPALDKD from the coding sequence ATGAAAGTAAGTATAATTGGTGGAACAGGACCACAAGGTCTTGGAATTGCAGAAAGATTAGCAATTGCAGGTGTAGATGTAATTGTAGGATCTAGAAAAGAAGAAAAAGCACTGGACGTAGTAGAACAAGCTAAAAAAGATTTAGCCGATTATGACTTATCCAACATGTGTGGTATGGCTAACGAGGATGCTGCCCGTGAAGGTGATGTGTTAATCATCACAGTACCATTGGCCGCTCAAAAACCAACCGTTGAAGGTATCAAAGAGTTCTGTAAAGACAAGATAGTCATGGATGCTACTGTGCCTCTTGAAACCGCAATCGGTGGAAAACCATTCCGTTTCATTGATCTCATGGAAGGATCAGCTGCTGAAAGAACCGCTAAAATCCTTGAAGGAACTGGTGCAAAAGTAATCTGTGCATTCTGTAACATTTCAAACTCACACCTTGCAAACATTCCAGAAGAAATTGACTGTGACTGTTTAATTGCAGGAGACGACAAGGAAGCAAAAGAAACCGCAGCAGAAATAATTGACAAAATCCCTGGTGTCAAAACAATCGATACAGGTATTTTGGAAAAGGCAAGAATCATCGAAAAAATCACTCCATTATTAATCGGATTAAACATAAAATACAAATCCCATTATGGTGGATTAAGAATTACAGGTATTCCTGCATTAGATAAAGACTAG
- a CDS encoding 3-dehydroquinate synthase II, with the protein MENKFAWISTPDELWDDKKEMITTALESGIDHVLDLDDIENIRKLGNVKIIANSDDADIYLVGINGEGDGFVELNEDFTDSVDIANAKKAKSEGKKVCAYIVITDKAHEQLAVKLGSIVDYIILVGTDWTIIPLENIIADLQKVDVEIIAAVRDLDGARVALETLEHGTDGVIFEANDFNNIKRIAQEVVEASQTKYELKVATVTNVRPLGSGDRVCVDTTDMMKPGEGMLIGSYSKSMFLVHSESLESEYVASRPFRVNAGPVQAYVMVPGNKTRYLSELVAGDEVLIVDTEGNSRTAYVGRSKIERRPLILIEAEYEGQIIRTLLQNAETIRIVDENNDPLSVADVKPGDKVKVYIESNARHFGIAIDETIIEQ; encoded by the coding sequence ATGGAAAACAAATTCGCTTGGATATCAACTCCCGATGAGCTTTGGGATGACAAAAAGGAAATGATAACCACAGCACTCGAATCCGGTATAGACCATGTCCTTGACCTGGATGACATTGAAAACATCAGAAAATTGGGAAATGTCAAGATAATTGCAAACAGCGACGATGCAGATATCTATCTTGTTGGAATTAATGGTGAAGGAGACGGATTTGTGGAGTTGAATGAGGACTTTACAGACTCAGTTGATATCGCAAATGCAAAAAAGGCTAAAAGCGAAGGAAAAAAAGTATGTGCATATATAGTAATAACAGACAAGGCACACGAACAGCTGGCGGTAAAGTTAGGTTCAATTGTGGACTATATCATTCTTGTTGGAACCGACTGGACAATTATTCCGCTCGAAAACATCATCGCTGACCTGCAGAAGGTTGATGTTGAAATCATAGCTGCGGTACGTGACCTTGACGGTGCACGTGTTGCCCTTGAAACCCTTGAGCACGGAACCGACGGTGTAATATTTGAGGCAAACGATTTCAACAACATCAAAAGGATTGCACAGGAGGTTGTTGAAGCTTCACAAACCAAATATGAGCTTAAGGTTGCAACAGTAACAAACGTAAGGCCTTTGGGTTCAGGTGACAGGGTATGTGTGGACACTACTGACATGATGAAGCCTGGTGAAGGAATGCTCATAGGTTCATATTCAAAATCCATGTTTCTGGTACACTCAGAATCCCTTGAAAGCGAATATGTTGCATCACGTCCGTTCCGTGTTAATGCCGGACCTGTACAGGCATATGTGATGGTGCCTGGAAACAAGACAAGATACCTATCAGAACTTGTTGCCGGAGATGAAGTGTTGATTGTCGACACTGAAGGCAACTCCAGAACAGCCTATGTCGGAAGAAGTAAAATTGAGAGAAGACCACTGATATTGATTGAGGCCGAATATGAAGGTCAAATAATCAGAACACTTCTTCAGAATGCAGAAACAATCAGAATTGTTGATGAAAACAACGACCCTCTATCAGTGGCGGACGTTAAACCTGGAGACAAGGTAAAGGTTTACATAGAATCAAATGCGCGCCACTTCGGTATTGCAATTGATGAAACTATAATAGAACAATAG
- a CDS encoding DUF2284 domain-containing protein, translated as MSEIKKLTADVNVDEYYENYVDFEKFSKLCIAEQEELGYNWSYPPFDFDVDELWKSYNKLKLIAFKIEFSEEEQANTFTDAELEYVLKRFEKFKVRLMNDIYVLENENSQGLFLGKCNLCMRCTREFGMMCKMPFKMRYPLEALGADVDRTVEDIFDYKIQYAKDGKLPPYLIFVGGLLYDKK; from the coding sequence ATGTCAGAGATAAAAAAACTCACGGCTGATGTCAATGTCGATGAATACTATGAAAATTATGTGGACTTCGAGAAGTTCTCAAAACTTTGCATAGCCGAACAGGAGGAGCTAGGGTATAACTGGAGCTATCCTCCATTTGATTTTGATGTTGATGAGTTATGGAAATCTTACAATAAACTTAAGCTGATTGCCTTTAAAATTGAATTTTCCGAAGAGGAACAGGCAAACACATTCACTGACGCTGAGCTTGAATATGTCCTGAAGAGATTTGAAAAGTTTAAGGTAAGACTGATGAATGACATTTACGTTTTGGAAAATGAAAATTCCCAGGGACTCTTTTTGGGCAAATGCAATCTGTGCATGAGATGCACAAGGGAATTTGGAATGATGTGTAAGATGCCATTCAAGATGAGATATCCTCTTGAAGCACTTGGTGCAGACGTTGACAGGACAGTTGAAGACATTTTCGATTATAAAATCCAGTATGCAAAGGATGGAAAATTACCTCCATACCTGATATTTGTAGGCGGATTGTTATACGATAAAAAGTAG
- the cca gene encoding CCA tRNA nucleotidyltransferase: MDYEVILKDIKPTADEKHHIDDVSSRIMNFLQDACDKRNLNVKVSLVGSVAKNTALKGKSDIDIFMAFPLDTDKQFLKKVGLELAHECCDEFDVDAEHHYASHPYVTTHIEGCEVDIVPCYAIEDGSQLKSAVDRTILHTRYVKSNLTSGQEDEVLLLKRFMAMTGTYGSEFKVGGFAGYLCELLIIHYGDFESTLKSAVNWRYGHAIDLEGYNTAGNFKDPLVVIDPTDKNRNVAAALRLNKLAEFIQSARNFIFSDNKTDYFYPLNKNLNKQNILDELSKRGSEFIAIRFDIPDIPLDTLHPQLKKTCEALESKLNAEEFNVFKADYWSDEIINCVILLEMASSRLNNVRVNKGPKVFITRACENFAAKYGRENCYVEGDFLVHLQEREFSDAETLIRYIFTDEHIGLIKVGKNLKTNIIKTFEFIDIEDVNPDFLDNFINPGQYIVR, encoded by the coding sequence ATGGATTATGAGGTTATACTAAAGGATATCAAACCTACAGCTGATGAAAAACATCATATTGATGATGTTTCATCACGGATAATGAATTTCCTGCAGGATGCATGTGATAAGAGAAACCTCAATGTAAAGGTTTCACTGGTGGGTTCGGTTGCCAAAAACACAGCCCTTAAGGGAAAATCAGACATTGATATATTTATGGCCTTTCCATTGGATACGGATAAGCAATTCCTGAAGAAAGTTGGATTGGAACTTGCCCATGAATGCTGTGATGAGTTTGATGTTGATGCGGAACACCATTATGCCTCACACCCCTATGTTACAACCCACATTGAAGGATGTGAAGTGGATATTGTCCCATGCTATGCAATTGAGGACGGAAGCCAGCTGAAATCGGCTGTCGACAGGACAATACTCCATACCCGTTACGTAAAAAGTAACCTGACTTCCGGCCAGGAGGATGAGGTTTTACTTTTAAAGCGCTTCATGGCAATGACCGGAACATACGGATCTGAGTTCAAGGTTGGAGGATTTGCTGGATACCTATGTGAACTGCTGATCATCCACTACGGGGACTTTGAAAGCACCCTTAAATCAGCAGTCAACTGGAGATACGGCCATGCCATAGATCTGGAAGGCTACAATACTGCCGGAAACTTTAAAGATCCCCTTGTTGTCATTGACCCGACAGATAAAAACAGAAATGTCGCAGCGGCATTGAGGCTCAACAAGCTGGCGGAATTCATCCAGTCCGCACGCAATTTCATATTCTCAGACAATAAAACGGATTATTTTTACCCATTGAATAAGAATTTAAACAAGCAAAACATTCTGGATGAACTGTCCAAAAGGGGCAGCGAGTTTATTGCAATACGCTTTGACATTCCGGACATTCCCCTGGACACCCTTCACCCTCAGCTCAAAAAGACATGTGAAGCCCTTGAAAGCAAGCTGAACGCAGAGGAGTTCAATGTATTCAAGGCTGACTACTGGAGCGATGAGATAATAAACTGTGTTATTCTGCTTGAGATGGCATCATCAAGGCTTAACAATGTCAGGGTCAACAAGGGTCCAAAGGTTTTCATAACAAGGGCGTGTGAGAATTTCGCTGCAAAATACGGTCGTGAAAACTGCTATGTTGAAGGGGACTTTCTTGTCCATCTTCAAGAAAGGGAGTTCAGCGATGCTGAAACCCTCATCAGATATATTTTCACCGATGAGCATATCGGACTGATTAAGGTTGGAAAAAACCTAAAAACTAACATAATTAAAACATTTGAATTCATTGACATTGAGGATGTCAATCCGGATTTCCTAGATAATTTTATTAATCCCGGACAATATATTGTAAGGTAG
- a CDS encoding 2-amino-3,7-dideoxy-D-threo-hept-6-ulosonate synthase — protein sequence MMIGKKIRLERIINRNTGRTVIAPMDHGVSSGPIPGIIDMDETVESISQGGADAILMHKGIVKQGHRGYGKDIGLIVHLSASTSLAPDPNDKVTVTSVEKAIQLGADAVSVHVNLGSDTESQMLQELGEIAETCDYWGMPLLAMMYPRGQKVENEHDVEFVKHAARVGSELGVDIVKTNYTGDPDSFREVVEGAIVPVVIAGGPKIDTDEELLHMVKDSLEVGGAGVAFGRNLFQAENPGKITRAISEVVHHDAEVDEAMKFLE from the coding sequence ATTATGATAGGTAAAAAAATCCGTTTAGAAAGAATCATTAACAGAAACACTGGAAGAACAGTAATTGCACCTATGGATCATGGTGTGTCAAGCGGCCCTATTCCTGGAATCATCGATATGGATGAGACAGTGGAAAGTATCTCCCAGGGAGGAGCAGATGCAATTTTAATGCACAAAGGTATAGTCAAACAAGGTCACCGTGGATACGGTAAGGATATAGGTTTGATTGTGCACTTATCAGCAAGTACTTCACTTGCACCAGATCCAAATGATAAGGTGACTGTAACATCAGTCGAAAAGGCAATACAGCTTGGAGCAGATGCTGTCTCAGTTCATGTAAACCTTGGATCTGATACAGAAAGTCAGATGCTTCAGGAATTAGGTGAAATCGCTGAAACCTGTGATTACTGGGGAATGCCTCTGCTTGCAATGATGTACCCTCGTGGTCAGAAAGTGGAAAACGAACATGACGTTGAATTTGTAAAACATGCCGCACGTGTAGGTTCAGAGCTTGGTGTGGACATCGTCAAAACAAACTACACCGGAGATCCTGATTCATTCAGGGAAGTTGTTGAAGGGGCAATCGTGCCTGTTGTAATTGCAGGAGGTCCAAAAATCGACACAGATGAGGAACTTTTACATATGGTAAAGGACTCCCTTGAAGTTGGAGGAGCAGGTGTGGCTTTCGGACGTAATCTTTTCCAGGCTGAAAACCCAGGTAAGATTACAAGAGCCATCTCTGAAGTAGTTCACCACGATGCAGAAGTTGATGAAGCAATGAAATTCCTTGAATAG